A window of the Proteus terrae subsp. cibarius genome harbors these coding sequences:
- a CDS encoding helix-turn-helix domain-containing protein: MSLQKLKQRALANAEVKNEYDKLESEFSFIDQLLTMRTKAGLTQEQVAERMHTQKSNVSRLEKGNANPSWSTLLKYAHACGFELTLKPQKMS; the protein is encoded by the coding sequence ATGAGTCTGCAAAAACTGAAACAACGTGCTTTAGCCAATGCTGAAGTTAAGAATGAGTACGATAAGCTTGAGAGTGAGTTCAGCTTTATTGACCAATTGCTTACCATGAGAACAAAGGCAGGACTTACTCAAGAACAAGTTGCTGAAAGAATGCATACCCAAAAGAGTAACGTCAGTCGTTTAGAAAAAGGTAATGCCAATCCAAGTTGGTCAACTCTTCTAAAATATGCTCACGCATGTGGCTTTGAATTAACACTCAAGCCACAAAAAATGAGTTAA
- the traL gene encoding type IV conjugative transfer system protein TraL, protein MEPVSIPSYIDDPPHFLLWSADEMAPILLGLVIGIFTGNALVLCLLGLVTTKLYRRFRDGRPDGFILHAIYWAGLLPTKAKTIPNPFIRSYLP, encoded by the coding sequence ATGGAACCTGTGAGTATTCCGTCCTATATCGATGACCCGCCGCACTTCCTGCTTTGGAGTGCCGATGAGATGGCTCCCATCCTGTTGGGGCTAGTGATCGGCATTTTTACCGGTAATGCCTTGGTTTTATGCCTGTTGGGGTTGGTGACAACCAAGCTCTATCGGCGTTTTCGTGATGGTCGCCCAGATGGTTTTATTCTTCACGCCATCTACTGGGCCGGGCTGTTGCCAACCAAAGCCAAGACAATCCCTAACCCATTTATCAGGAGCTATCTGCCGTGA
- a CDS encoding conjugative transfer protein, producing the protein MHHSVCLKMTTLTSKEMLAQWQQHNPQFKETLRLLETDWPHALASVHCLADYLTDALTLDGHSIFDLCLCNGLGSYEEVSCDDDSVRLWHFIEALTWTAASAFTGIRLRDPDHFEWAAVDGVYFYTWIRNRPNRMTYLAEGRIEVRYVSGHTTTKRLQQVIKARIMTPTVAAMLARVEEDVWHEQA; encoded by the coding sequence ATGCATCATTCTGTCTGTCTGAAAATGACAACACTTACCAGTAAGGAAATGCTCGCTCAGTGGCAGCAACATAACCCCCAGTTCAAGGAAACCTTAAGACTGCTTGAAACCGACTGGCCTCATGCTTTGGCTTCAGTGCACTGTTTGGCGGACTATTTAACAGATGCGCTCACGTTAGATGGCCATTCCATCTTTGATTTGTGTCTGTGTAATGGTTTGGGCAGTTATGAAGAAGTCAGTTGTGATGATGACAGTGTACGCCTTTGGCATTTCATTGAGGCACTGACCTGGACTGCCGCCAGTGCTTTTACGGGGATTCGCCTGCGTGATCCTGACCATTTTGAGTGGGCCGCCGTGGATGGTGTGTATTTCTACACCTGGATTCGTAATCGTCCAAATCGGATGACGTATTTGGCTGAAGGACGCATCGAGGTGCGTTATGTCAGTGGTCATACGACGACAAAGCGGCTTCAACAAGTGATTAAAGCCCGGATTATGACGCCAACCGTTGCAGCCATGCTGGCACGAGTAGAAGAGGATGTTTGGCATGAGCAAGCATAA
- the traD gene encoding conjugative transfer system coupling protein TraD (Members of this protein family are the putative conjugative coupling factor, TraD, as the term is used for the SXT and TOL plasmid systems.), protein MKENAYEMPWRTNYEAMAAAGWLVGATGAIAAEILTELPPEPFWWMTGISSGMALYRLPEAYRLYKLQKGLKGKPLAFMELSHLQKVMAKHPDELWLGYGFEWDQRHAQRAYEILKRDKQTLLNQGHGKQMGSTWIHGVEPKEEDVYQPVGHTEGHTLIVGTTGAGKTRCFDTMITQAILRNEAVIIIDPKGDKELKDNAQRACIAAGSPERFVYFHPGFPEHSVRLNPLRNFNRGTEIASRIAALIPSETGADPFKAFGQMALNNIVQGLLLTSQRPDLKTLRRFLEGGPEGLVVKAVTAWGEQVYPNFSVEIKRFTEKANTLAKQAMAMLLFYYERIQPVAANTDLEGLLSMFEHDRTHYSKMVASLMPVLNMLTSSELGPLLSPIANDVDDSRLITDSGRIINNAQVAYIGLDSLTDAMVGSAIGSLLLSDLTAVAGDRYNYGVDNRPVNIFIDEAAEVVNDPFIQLLNKGRGAKMRCVIATQTFADFAARTGSEAKARQVLGNINNLIALRVMDTETQQYITDNLPKTRLQYIMQTQGMSSNSDSPALFTGNHGERLMEEEGDMFPPQLLGQLPNLEYIAKLSGGRVIKGRIPILTSSTQAA, encoded by the coding sequence ATGAAAGAAAACGCATACGAGATGCCCTGGCGCACGAACTATGAAGCCATGGCAGCAGCAGGTTGGCTAGTTGGGGCAACTGGGGCAATTGCAGCAGAAATACTCACTGAGTTACCACCTGAGCCATTTTGGTGGATGACAGGGATTTCCTCGGGCATGGCGTTGTATCGCCTGCCTGAGGCTTACCGTCTTTATAAGTTGCAGAAGGGGCTAAAAGGCAAACCTTTGGCTTTTATGGAGCTTTCGCATTTACAAAAGGTGATGGCAAAACATCCTGATGAACTGTGGTTAGGGTATGGCTTTGAGTGGGACCAACGCCATGCCCAACGCGCTTATGAAATATTAAAGCGGGATAAGCAAACCTTGCTTAACCAAGGTCACGGCAAACAAATGGGTTCGACCTGGATTCATGGTGTCGAGCCCAAAGAAGAAGATGTGTACCAGCCAGTTGGTCACACAGAAGGCCATACCTTAATTGTCGGTACGACCGGTGCCGGAAAAACCCGATGCTTTGATACGATGATTACCCAGGCCATTTTGCGTAATGAAGCCGTGATTATTATTGACCCTAAGGGAGACAAGGAACTTAAGGATAATGCGCAGCGAGCCTGTATTGCCGCCGGTAGTCCTGAGCGCTTTGTGTATTTTCATCCGGGTTTTCCAGAGCATTCAGTACGGCTTAATCCCCTGAGAAACTTTAACCGGGGCACTGAAATTGCCAGCCGAATTGCGGCATTAATTCCATCTGAAACCGGTGCTGATCCATTTAAAGCCTTTGGCCAAATGGCACTGAATAACATCGTGCAAGGTCTGTTGCTTACTTCTCAGCGTCCTGATCTGAAAACACTGAGACGATTCTTGGAAGGTGGCCCAGAAGGCTTGGTAGTAAAAGCCGTCACGGCATGGGGTGAGCAGGTGTATCCGAACTTTAGTGTGGAGATCAAGCGCTTTACCGAAAAGGCCAATACCTTGGCTAAACAAGCCATGGCGATGCTGCTTTTCTACTACGAACGCATTCAGCCCGTTGCCGCCAATACTGATTTGGAGGGCCTTTTGAGTATGTTTGAGCATGACAGAACCCACTATTCAAAGATGGTGGCCTCATTGATGCCGGTGCTCAATATGCTCACATCAAGTGAACTAGGTCCATTGCTATCACCGATTGCAAACGACGTGGATGACAGCCGGTTAATTACGGATTCTGGCCGTATTATCAACAATGCCCAAGTGGCTTATATCGGCTTGGATTCATTGACCGACGCCATGGTTGGCAGCGCCATTGGCTCGTTGCTTTTGTCCGATCTCACTGCTGTGGCCGGTGACCGCTATAACTATGGTGTTGATAATCGACCCGTAAATATCTTCATCGATGAGGCGGCTGAAGTCGTCAACGATCCCTTCATTCAACTGCTCAACAAAGGCCGTGGCGCAAAAATGCGTTGTGTGATTGCTACTCAGACCTTTGCTGACTTTGCAGCCCGTACAGGCAGCGAAGCTAAGGCACGCCAGGTGTTAGGTAACATTAACAACTTGATAGCTCTTCGGGTGATGGATACCGAAACGCAGCAGTACATTACTGACAATCTGCCTAAGACTCGGTTGCAGTACATCATGCAAACTCAAGGTATGTCGTCCAACTCGGACAGCCCCGCGTTATTTACCGGCAATCATGGCGAACGCTTGATGGAGGAAGAAGGCGATATGTTTCCACCGCAGTTATTAGGCCAGCTCCCCAACCTAGAGTACATCGCCAAGCTTTCAGGTGGCCGCGTCATTAAAGGTCGCATTCCTATTTTAACCAGCTCTACACAGGCAGCATAA
- the mobH gene encoding MobH family relaxase: MFKLFDKHVEKKVDLISTDIPRYPPFLKGLPAASPEDLQSTQDELIAKLRQILGFNQREFQRLIQPCIDHLAAYVHLLPASEHHHHSGAGGLLRHSLEVAFWAAQAAEGIIFVASGTPVEKKELEPRWRVAAALGGLFHDIGKPVSDLSITDEDGRYQWNPFLETLSQWATNNRIERYFIRWRDGRCKRHEQFSILVLNRVMTPELLAWLTQPGPEILQAMLEAIGNTDPEHVLSKLVIDADQTSVQRDLKAQRISVDDNALGLPVERYLLNAMRRLLASSQWLVNQRDARVWVRKSNQSTHLYLVWKSAAKDIIELLAKDKIPGIPRDPDTLADILIERGLAKKSASNERYESLAPEVLIKDGKPIWLPMLHISEADLLFSSNVPSSVKLFSKSEWEPTQQTQAEPLSRSSEHSDLPEASSSIEQSNSAESPSSKSSDQDDELRLASDVNHLQATENAPGDGCEKPNNSYDGAISNNVNQHDAEALNLPESLAWLPEASSALVMVDEQILIRYPDAVRHWCAPRKLLAELSRLDWLELDPANPTRKARTVTTNDGVQEQGLLLKVSISKGLTALIDLPKQDAEPAAAIQNEEALQRPSRTKTTNTQAKEPATRAERKQKPIGPNANSSTDPKHAQRQQMVNFVKDLPILLTDGDYPYVDHSADGIRVTIQTLRQVANAHGIPAGQLLRGISASDQCQFDEGETVLFTAHAKH; the protein is encoded by the coding sequence ATGTTCAAGCTGTTCGATAAGCATGTTGAGAAAAAGGTAGATTTAATTTCTACAGACATTCCACGCTATCCGCCATTTCTGAAGGGGTTGCCAGCTGCGTCACCCGAGGATTTGCAGTCCACACAAGACGAGCTAATTGCCAAACTGCGCCAGATACTTGGCTTTAATCAGCGTGAGTTTCAAAGGCTGATTCAGCCCTGCATTGATCATCTGGCGGCTTATGTCCACTTGCTGCCAGCATCTGAGCATCATCATCACAGTGGTGCGGGTGGTTTATTACGTCATTCGTTGGAAGTTGCTTTCTGGGCGGCACAAGCAGCTGAAGGGATCATCTTTGTTGCCAGTGGCACACCTGTTGAAAAAAAAGAGCTGGAACCAAGGTGGCGTGTTGCTGCGGCTCTTGGCGGTTTGTTCCATGATATTGGTAAACCTGTTTCAGACTTGTCCATCACAGACGAAGATGGACGCTATCAGTGGAACCCATTTTTAGAAACCTTATCCCAGTGGGCCACTAATAACCGCATTGAACGCTATTTCATTCGCTGGCGCGACGGACGGTGCAAACGGCACGAGCAATTTTCAATTCTGGTGTTAAACCGGGTGATGACGCCTGAGTTGCTCGCATGGTTAACCCAGCCGGGCCCTGAAATTTTGCAAGCCATGCTGGAAGCAATTGGCAATACCGATCCAGAGCATGTCCTGTCTAAACTGGTCATTGACGCTGACCAAACCAGTGTACAGCGAGACCTCAAAGCTCAACGAATTTCCGTTGACGACAATGCCCTTGGTCTCCCAGTCGAACGCTATCTACTTAATGCCATGAGGCGATTACTTGCCAGTTCCCAGTGGCTGGTCAATCAGCGAGACGCCAGAGTCTGGGTACGAAAATCAAATCAATCAACCCATCTTTACCTGGTTTGGAAAAGCGCTGCTAAGGACATCATTGAACTGTTGGCCAAAGACAAGATACCTGGCATTCCAAGAGATCCCGATACCCTTGCGGACATCCTCATTGAGCGAGGATTGGCCAAAAAATCCGCCTCAAATGAACGATATGAAAGCCTTGCCCCTGAAGTGCTGATCAAAGACGGCAAGCCAATCTGGCTACCCATGCTGCATATATCTGAGGCCGATTTATTGTTCAGCTCGAATGTACCAAGTAGCGTGAAACTGTTCAGCAAATCAGAGTGGGAACCAACACAGCAAACACAAGCAGAGCCACTGAGTCGCTCCAGTGAGCATTCAGACTTGCCTGAAGCGTCATCATCAATCGAACAAAGCAATTCGGCTGAGTCGCCATCGTCAAAATCGTCCGACCAAGATGATGAACTTCGTCTTGCCAGTGATGTTAATCACCTTCAGGCAACTGAAAATGCTCCAGGTGATGGATGTGAAAAGCCTAACAACTCATATGATGGCGCTATCTCAAATAACGTAAACCAGCACGATGCAGAAGCATTGAATCTGCCTGAATCTTTGGCATGGCTCCCAGAGGCCAGTAGTGCGTTGGTTATGGTTGATGAACAGATACTGATCCGCTATCCCGATGCCGTAAGACATTGGTGTGCTCCCCGAAAACTGCTTGCTGAACTCAGTCGATTAGATTGGCTTGAACTAGATCCGGCAAACCCGACGCGTAAAGCCAGAACTGTGACTACAAATGATGGAGTTCAGGAGCAAGGGTTGCTGTTGAAAGTATCGATTTCTAAAGGGCTAACTGCACTGATAGACCTTCCCAAACAAGACGCAGAACCGGCGGCAGCAATTCAGAATGAAGAGGCTTTACAGCGTCCGAGTCGAACTAAGACAACTAATACCCAAGCAAAAGAGCCCGCCACAAGAGCGGAGCGTAAGCAAAAGCCGATTGGGCCCAATGCGAACTCAAGTACAGACCCCAAACACGCGCAGCGGCAACAGATGGTTAATTTTGTGAAAGATTTGCCCATCTTACTGACCGATGGCGATTACCCGTACGTGGATCATAGTGCCGATGGTATTCGCGTCACGATTCAAACCTTACGCCAAGTCGCCAATGCACATGGCATTCCAGCCGGGCAATTGCTTCGGGGGATCTCGGCCAGTGACCAATGCCAGTTTGATGAGGGGGAAACGGTTCTGTTTACCGCTCACGCTAAGCATTAA
- a CDS encoding TraE/TraK family type IV conjugative transfer system protein, with the protein MKFDVFLKSWQGTQLENRWQRFLIAVLVLSNLLLAIAAFSRNTVVAIQPPTLSETAEVSRNQATQPYLESWGLYLAELMGNVTPGNVSFIRVAIEPLLSPAVYQQVVDALEIQARQIREDRVTLKFQPRQVEYEYETGHVFVTGYSLVSGPSGDEQRQTRTYEFDIDIEQYRPKLSWMDTYEGQARTKRVREKLTQEQNRRVNDANQN; encoded by the coding sequence GTGAAGTTCGACGTGTTTTTAAAATCATGGCAAGGCACGCAATTAGAGAACCGATGGCAACGGTTCCTGATTGCGGTGCTGGTGCTATCTAATTTGCTGCTTGCGATAGCGGCATTTTCTCGCAATACCGTGGTAGCTATTCAACCACCAACCTTGTCTGAAACGGCTGAAGTGTCACGAAACCAAGCCACTCAACCTTACCTTGAATCCTGGGGACTCTACCTGGCTGAGCTTATGGGCAACGTGACGCCGGGTAATGTGTCTTTCATCCGGGTTGCCATTGAGCCGCTACTTTCACCTGCGGTGTACCAGCAAGTGGTCGATGCACTGGAGATTCAGGCAAGACAGATCCGTGAAGACCGAGTCACGCTCAAATTCCAACCCAGACAAGTGGAGTATGAGTATGAAACCGGCCATGTCTTTGTGACCGGTTATTCCTTGGTTTCTGGGCCATCTGGAGATGAACAGCGCCAAACTCGCACCTATGAGTTTGACATCGATATTGAGCAATACCGTCCAAAGCTCAGTTGGATGGATACGTATGAGGGGCAAGCTAGAACGAAGCGAGTTCGTGAAAAGTTGACCCAAGAGCAAAACCGGAGGGTGAATGATGCGAACCAAAATTAG
- a CDS encoding DEAD/DEAH box helicase, with product MSDDVKVANQISARLSLRNPQEKSLQILCDVLEQMELSKDPDLNRWIEVLKPQYPSMKMFERDFPSLCFALATGVGKTRLMGAMIAWLYLTGRSRHFFVLAPNLTIYEKLKKDFLMGNPKYVFQGIPELVQTPPVIITGDDYEDGRGVRLDYAVAATMTGDLFAGEEAPHINIFNVSKINAKDNKVGANKSNDPKMRRLQEYIGDSYFNYLADLPDLVVIMDEAHRYYASAGAKALNDLKPVLGIELTATPKTVGSKPKEFTNIIYHYPLASALNDGYVKTPAVATRKEFKPSDYSLERLEEIKLEDGIHHHEYVKTELASYANNAGVKLVKPFMLVVAQDTLHAEVLKKKIEDDSFFEGAYKGKVITVHSNQTGEESEETTQRLLAVEHDKDTEIVIHVNKLKEGWDVTNLYTIVPLRASASEILTEQTIGRGLRLPYGKRTNVEAVDRLTIIAHDRFQEIIDQANDKESIIKKTLYIGSSDEDDIPEKKPKQIFVPSMVDYALGNKPIYIENSSIGDGRASYEVGSSKQIDNSDSSDNATSKVYSPTQKKIAELTVAIVQQEAKNLDSSKQLTAEHVKKHITQRVHQVAKELFVMNAEGSNRVTEGYNHSVAQEKEQVELFDAATVDEIVSTVTHKIAEYTIDIPKIVVLPTRDVNYGFNDFDLSGLERISLKPQSNEIIISNLETSQISSINWEKSAVSEARLENYLVFYLMDHDEIDYDEHAGMLYKLSGQMVAHLKSYLSDVDAEGVLKSAGRILADFIWSQIKQHMWTTPTDYVGSVTQGFDVLKPTTFNFANDEEPRDFRAPIPPGQKNKVRQMLFTGFDRCCYPYQKFDSVDGELRLAQVLEQDRTVVRWMKPSPGQFRIEYRSGQNYEPDFVVETETLFLLMEPKKARELEDVDVIAKAKAATRWCSYANENAAKVGGKPWHYVLLPHDAITLSRTVDGLLSEFEYKE from the coding sequence ATGAGTGACGATGTAAAAGTAGCCAACCAAATTAGTGCTCGACTCTCTCTTCGTAATCCACAAGAAAAATCATTGCAAATTTTGTGTGATGTTCTTGAACAAATGGAATTGAGCAAAGATCCAGATTTGAATCGCTGGATTGAGGTATTGAAACCGCAATACCCATCAATGAAAATGTTTGAACGTGACTTCCCTTCACTCTGTTTTGCTCTTGCAACAGGCGTGGGCAAAACACGTCTGATGGGAGCAATGATCGCTTGGTTGTATTTGACTGGCCGTAGTAGACATTTTTTTGTGCTTGCGCCTAACTTGACGATTTATGAGAAGCTGAAAAAAGATTTCCTTATGGGGAATCCAAAGTATGTTTTTCAAGGGATTCCGGAGTTAGTTCAAACACCACCTGTCATCATCACTGGTGATGACTATGAAGATGGCCGCGGTGTGCGATTAGACTATGCTGTTGCTGCGACAATGACAGGTGATTTATTTGCAGGCGAAGAAGCGCCACATATTAATATTTTCAACGTTTCGAAAATAAACGCGAAAGACAATAAAGTGGGCGCTAACAAATCTAATGATCCAAAAATGCGGCGATTGCAAGAGTACATCGGTGATTCGTATTTCAACTATCTTGCTGATTTGCCTGATCTTGTCGTTATTATGGATGAGGCACACAGATACTATGCTTCTGCTGGTGCAAAAGCATTAAATGATCTGAAGCCTGTATTAGGTATTGAGCTTACTGCAACGCCCAAAACTGTTGGCTCAAAACCGAAAGAGTTTACAAATATTATTTATCATTATCCATTAGCAAGTGCTTTGAATGATGGTTATGTCAAAACACCAGCTGTTGCAACACGCAAGGAATTTAAACCTAGTGATTACTCTCTAGAACGCTTGGAGGAAATTAAATTAGAAGATGGCATTCACCATCACGAGTATGTGAAAACAGAGTTGGCTAGTTATGCAAACAATGCAGGAGTTAAGCTAGTTAAGCCATTCATGCTTGTAGTGGCACAGGATACGTTACATGCAGAAGTATTGAAGAAAAAAATTGAAGATGATTCTTTCTTTGAAGGTGCTTATAAAGGGAAAGTCATCACCGTTCACTCCAATCAAACTGGTGAGGAGTCAGAGGAGACGACTCAGAGATTACTTGCAGTTGAGCATGATAAAGATACTGAAATAGTGATTCATGTTAACAAGCTAAAAGAAGGATGGGATGTCACCAATCTCTATACTATTGTGCCTCTTCGCGCTTCTGCATCTGAAATTTTAACCGAGCAAACCATAGGTCGAGGGCTTCGTTTACCTTACGGTAAGAGAACTAATGTAGAGGCTGTTGATCGGTTGACGATTATTGCGCACGACCGATTCCAAGAGATTATCGATCAGGCGAACGACAAAGAGTCCATCATCAAAAAGACTCTTTATATAGGTTCCAGCGATGAAGATGATATTCCAGAAAAAAAACCAAAGCAGATTTTCGTACCTTCAATGGTGGATTACGCTTTAGGCAATAAGCCTATTTACATTGAGAACAGTTCAATAGGGGATGGGCGAGCGAGCTATGAAGTAGGAAGTTCGAAACAAATTGATAACTCTGATTCAAGCGATAATGCAACAAGCAAAGTATATAGCCCAACGCAGAAGAAGATTGCTGAACTTACTGTTGCCATAGTTCAGCAAGAAGCAAAAAATCTCGACAGCAGTAAGCAACTGACAGCGGAGCACGTTAAAAAACACATTACTCAGCGTGTTCATCAAGTCGCGAAAGAATTATTTGTTATGAATGCTGAGGGATCAAACAGGGTGACTGAAGGGTATAACCACTCTGTTGCACAAGAAAAAGAGCAAGTCGAATTATTTGATGCCGCTACTGTAGATGAAATTGTTTCAACCGTTACACATAAAATTGCAGAATATACCATAGACATTCCCAAAATCGTGGTGCTTCCTACTCGTGATGTTAACTATGGTTTTAATGACTTTGATCTTTCAGGTTTGGAACGTATTTCTCTTAAACCACAGTCTAATGAAATCATCATAAGCAATCTGGAGACCAGTCAAATAAGTTCAATTAACTGGGAGAAAAGTGCTGTTTCAGAAGCACGGCTTGAAAACTATTTGGTATTTTACCTCATGGATCACGACGAGATTGATTACGATGAGCATGCAGGAATGCTTTATAAGCTATCTGGTCAAATGGTTGCGCACCTAAAAAGCTATTTGAGCGATGTTGATGCTGAGGGAGTGCTTAAGTCGGCAGGCCGTATTTTAGCGGATTTTATTTGGTCGCAAATAAAACAGCACATGTGGACAACGCCAACTGACTATGTTGGTAGTGTGACTCAAGGTTTTGATGTGTTAAAACCTACTACTTTCAACTTTGCTAATGATGAGGAACCTAGGGACTTCCGTGCACCAATACCACCAGGGCAAAAGAACAAAGTAAGGCAGATGCTTTTCACTGGTTTTGACCGCTGTTGTTACCCATATCAGAAATTTGATTCAGTAGATGGAGAGCTTCGTTTAGCTCAGGTGCTAGAGCAAGATCGAACAGTTGTTAGATGGATGAAACCAAGCCCAGGACAGTTTCGCATAGAATACCGAAGTGGCCAAAACTATGAGCCAGATTTTGTTGTTGAAACAGAAACACTTTTCCTGTTAATGGAGCCAAAGAAAGCGAGAGAGTTGGAAGATGTTGATGTAATTGCTAAAGCAAAAGCTGCAACAAGGTGGTGTAGTTATGCGAATGAAAACGCAGCTAAAGTTGGCGGAAAACCTTGGCATTACGTTTTGTTACCTCATGATGCTATTACATTATCAAGAACTGTTGATGGCCTTTTGAGTGAATTTGAGTACAAAGAGTGA
- a CDS encoding type II toxin-antitoxin system RelE/ParE family toxin gives MSWKIDFYDGVEEQILDMPPKIQARMIKLLELMEKHGANLGPPHTESMGDGLFEIRAKAHEGIGRGLFCYLKGKHIYVLHAFVKKSQKTPKNELNLARDRQKEVQKS, from the coding sequence ATGAGCTGGAAGATCGACTTTTACGATGGCGTTGAGGAGCAGATCCTCGATATGCCACCCAAAATACAAGCTCGCATGATTAAGCTTTTAGAGCTGATGGAAAAGCATGGTGCAAACTTGGGGCCTCCTCATACTGAGTCTATGGGCGATGGGTTATTTGAAATCCGCGCCAAAGCTCATGAAGGTATTGGTAGAGGCTTATTTTGCTACTTAAAAGGGAAGCACATTTATGTGTTACACGCTTTTGTAAAAAAATCTCAAAAGACGCCCAAAAATGAGCTCAATCTTGCCAGAGATAGACAAAAAGAGGTTCAAAAATCATGA
- a CDS encoding DUF4400 domain-containing protein: MSKHKSVWLLCLALMLEIIAIGVLVPGDWTGRVISKEKQMIQNQLGAQTSYWIGQTSHRWYQSWVVDTQMEQSVRDFLIPTEEQRQRSKGMENMGGFWFVWVEDRIQAFFDVLYQVFTRFALLMVWLPFAFILMLPALWDGLMTWKIKKTTFDFSSPIIHRYSMIILGSGVILLFMGLFAPLAIPPVVLPSLIIGLALMAGLALSHLQKKI; the protein is encoded by the coding sequence ATGAGCAAGCATAAGTCGGTTTGGCTACTGTGTCTGGCACTGATGCTGGAGATTATTGCCATTGGCGTATTAGTGCCCGGTGATTGGACTGGCCGAGTCATTAGTAAAGAGAAGCAGATGATCCAAAATCAATTGGGCGCACAAACAAGCTATTGGATTGGTCAAACTAGCCATCGCTGGTATCAGTCATGGGTTGTGGATACGCAGATGGAGCAATCTGTGCGTGATTTTCTAATCCCCACTGAAGAGCAACGACAGCGTTCTAAAGGGATGGAGAACATGGGAGGCTTTTGGTTTGTGTGGGTAGAAGACCGTATTCAGGCATTTTTTGATGTGTTGTACCAAGTGTTCACTCGATTTGCTTTGCTGATGGTCTGGTTGCCCTTTGCGTTTATTCTCATGTTACCGGCTTTGTGGGACGGCTTGATGACCTGGAAGATTAAGAAAACAACCTTTGATTTTTCGAGCCCTATCATTCACCGCTATAGCATGATAATTCTGGGTTCAGGCGTCATCTTGCTGTTTATGGGATTGTTCGCCCCGCTGGCCATTCCTCCAGTGGTGTTACCGTCGCTGATCATTGGTTTGGCATTGATGGCAGGGTTGGCATTAAGCCACTTGCAGAAGAAGATATGA